The following are encoded together in the Lactuca sativa cultivar Salinas chromosome 1, Lsat_Salinas_v11, whole genome shotgun sequence genome:
- the LOC128126901 gene encoding uncharacterized protein LOC128126901 has translation MQLQELNQRFNEANTNLLLCIACLCPSGSFKAFDLEKIMKMASLYPEEFPIEYDRRVLEVELGNYIKDMREDERFNDLKSIGDLAKKMVEEKKHIIFPKIYLLMKLALILPVATTSVERAFSAMKLIKTDIRNKMSDQFLSGSLVSYIEKNVLKGIGNDAIVTMFQNIRPRRVQL, from the coding sequence ATGCAACTTCAAGAGCTGAACCAACGCTTTAATGAAGCAAACACGAATTTACTTCTTTGTATTGCTTGTTTGTGCCCAAGTGGATCTTTCAAAGCCTTTGATTtagaaaaaataatgaaaatggcTTCACTTTATCCGGAAGAGTTTCCTATAGAATATGATCGTCGAGTTCTTGAAGTGGAACTTGGAAATTACATTAAAGATATGCGAGAAGATGAACGATTTAATGATTTGAAGAGTATTGGAGACCTTGCCAAAAAGATGGTTGAAGAAAAGAAGCATATAATATTTCCTAAGATTTACCTTCTTATGAAACTTGCATTGATCTTACCCGTAGCAACAACAAGTGTAGAACGCGCATTTTCAGCAATGAAGTTAATAAAGACTGATATACGCAACAAAATGAGTGATCAATTTTTGAGTGGTAGTTTAGTGTCTTATATTGAAAAAAATGTATTAAAAGGTATTGGCAACGATGCAATTGTGACAATGTTTCAAAATATAAGACCTCGTAGGGTTCAATTGTAA
- the LOC128126903 gene encoding uncharacterized protein LOC128126903, with protein sequence MEALAEGELESGTGLNQEVGIKRPSDTRWGSHFASLLNIQTIYASICDVLEDLGEFDSDRDRRAEAIRILKWLKSFDFVFCLHLMIDILGVTDHLNTILQRKDQDIINAMNQVSSSKKAIQEIRDIGWEPLLEKVNLFCAKNEVKVVDLED encoded by the exons ATGGAAGCATTGGCTGAAG GTGAGCTTGAGAGTGGTACCGGTTTGAATCAAGAAGTCGGTATTAAACGACCGTCTGATACTCGATGGGGTTCTCATTTTGCATCTTTATTAAATATCCAAACCATATATGCTTCCATTTGTGATGTACTTGAAGATCTTGGTGAATTTGATAGTGATCGTGATCGTAGAGCTGAAGCAATTCGCATCTTAAAATGGTTAAAATCGTTTGATTTTGTGTTTTGTCTACATTTGATGATTGATATCTTGGGAGTGACGGATCATTTGAATACAATACTACAAAGAAAAGACCAAGATATCATAAATGCCATGAATCAAGTAAGTAGTTCAAAAAAAGCAATTCAAGAAATTAGGGATATAGGATGGGAACCACTTTTAGAGAAAGTTAATTTGTTTTGTGCTAAAAACGAAGTTAAAGTTGTGGATTTGGAAGATTAA
- the LOC128126906 gene encoding uncharacterized protein LOC128126906, with product MKCGEIQKDIVQACSDVILNVIMGELGNDFFAILVDESCDVSCKEQMALVLRFVNRKGEVVERFVGLRNVNDTSALSLKATIYDMLSKRNLSPSRIRGQDYDGASNMSGAFNGLKTLIMNETKSAHFVH from the coding sequence ATGAAATGCGGTGAAATCCAGAAAGATATTGTGCAAGCATGTTCAGAtgtaattttaaatgttattaTGGGTGAGCTTGGAAATGATTTTTTTGCAATTTTAGTAGACGAGTCATGTGATGTGTCATGTAAAGAACAAATGGCATTGGTTTTGCGATTTGTCAATAGAAAAGGTGAAGTTGTAGAAAGGTTTGTTGGCCTTAGAAATGTTAATGACACTTCAGCTTTGTCACTAAAGGCTACCATTTATGATATGCTTTCAAAACGGAATTTGAGTCCTAGTAGGATTAGAGGACAAGACTATGATGGTGCTAGCAATATGAGTGGTGCATTCAATGGATTAAAGACTTTGATTATGAATGAAACAAAATCTGCACACTTTGTTCATTGA